A genomic region of Pseudomonas sp. RSB 5.4 contains the following coding sequences:
- a CDS encoding tetratricopeptide repeat protein: MNRSSALLLAFVFLSGCQALAPVSPDGTPPVEDTTPTPEKPKVYSSFSEETVYSLLTAELAGQRNRFDIALDNYVTQAINTQDPGVSERAFRIAEYLGADQPALDTALIWARNAPDDLEAQRAAAVQLARAGRYDDSMVYMEKVLQGKGDTHFDFLALSAADTDQETRNGLMKSFDRLLQRHPNNNQLIFGKALLLQQDGDNKAALRLLEDHPPEDGEIAPILLRARLLQTMNRGDEALPLLRKSIKKYPDDKRLRLTYARTLVEQDRMDDAKVEFSTLVQQYPEDDELRYSLALVCLEAKAWDEAKGYLEDLIARESHVDSAHLNLGRIAEERNDPQGALIEYAQVGPGNDYLPAQLRQADILMNNGKTAEAQSKLAAERDAQPDYAIQLYLIESETLSANKQDDKAWKVLQQALLQYPDDLNLLYTRAMLAEKRNDLAQMEKDLRLIIKRDPDNAMALNALGYTLSDRTTRYAEAKALIEQAHQINPEDPAVLDSLGWVNFRLGNLDDAEKYLRQALERFPDHEVAAHLGEVLWVKGNQREAKQIWGKYLKDQPDSTILRSTIKRLTGSETL; the protein is encoded by the coding sequence ATGAATAGATCTTCCGCGTTGCTCCTAGCTTTTGTCTTCCTCAGCGGCTGCCAGGCCTTGGCCCCCGTTTCGCCGGACGGTACCCCGCCGGTCGAAGACACCACGCCCACGCCTGAAAAGCCCAAGGTTTACAGCTCGTTCAGCGAGGAAACCGTATACAGCCTGTTGACCGCCGAACTCGCCGGCCAGCGCAATCGTTTCGACATTGCCCTGGACAACTACGTGACCCAGGCCATCAACACCCAGGATCCGGGGGTTTCCGAGCGCGCGTTCCGCATCGCCGAATACCTCGGTGCCGACCAGCCTGCGCTGGATACTGCGCTGATCTGGGCGAGAAACGCCCCGGACGATCTGGAAGCGCAACGCGCCGCCGCCGTGCAACTGGCCCGCGCCGGGCGTTATGACGACTCCATGGTCTACATGGAAAAAGTCCTGCAGGGCAAGGGCGACACCCATTTCGATTTTCTCGCGCTGTCCGCGGCCGATACCGATCAGGAAACCCGCAACGGCCTGATGAAGAGTTTCGACCGCCTGCTGCAGCGTCATCCGAACAACAATCAGCTGATTTTCGGCAAGGCCCTGCTGCTGCAGCAGGACGGCGACAATAAAGCGGCGCTGCGCCTGCTTGAAGACCATCCGCCGGAAGACGGCGAAATCGCCCCGATCCTGCTGCGCGCCCGCCTGCTGCAAACCATGAATCGTGGCGACGAGGCACTGCCGCTGCTGCGCAAAAGCATCAAGAAGTACCCGGACGACAAGCGTCTGCGCCTGACCTACGCACGTACATTGGTTGAACAGGACCGGATGGACGACGCCAAGGTCGAGTTCTCCACGCTCGTTCAGCAATACCCGGAAGACGACGAACTGCGTTACTCGCTGGCGCTGGTCTGCCTGGAAGCCAAGGCCTGGGACGAGGCCAAGGGTTATCTGGAAGACCTGATCGCGCGCGAAAGTCACGTCGATTCGGCGCACCTGAACCTCGGTCGCATCGCTGAAGAGCGCAACGATCCGCAGGGCGCGCTGATCGAGTACGCCCAGGTCGGCCCGGGCAACGACTATCTGCCGGCGCAACTGCGTCAGGCCGATATCCTGATGAACAACGGCAAGACCGCCGAAGCCCAGAGCAAGCTGGCCGCCGAGCGTGACGCCCAGCCGGATTACGCGATCCAGTTGTATCTGATCGAATCCGAAACCCTGTCGGCCAACAAACAGGACGACAAGGCCTGGAAAGTCTTGCAGCAAGCCTTGCTGCAATACCCGGACGACCTGAATCTGCTCTACACCCGCGCCATGCTCGCGGAAAAACGCAATGACCTGGCGCAGATGGAAAAAGACCTGCGCCTGATCATCAAGCGCGATCCGGACAACGCCATGGCGCTCAATGCGCTGGGCTACACCCTGTCCGATCGCACCACCCGTTACGCTGAAGCCAAGGCGCTGATCGAACAGGCGCACCAGATCAATCCGGAAGACCCGGCGGTACTCGACAGCCTCGGCTGGGTGAATTTCCGCCTGGGCAATCTGGACGACGCCGAGAAATATCTGCGTCAGGCCCTCGAGCGTTTCCCTGACCACGAAGTCGCCGCGCACCTGGGCGAAGTCCTGTGGGTCAAGGGCAATCAGCGCGAGGCGAAGCAGATCTGGGGCAAGTACCTCAAAGATCAGCCCGACAGCACCATTCTGCGCAGCACCATCAAGCGCCTGACCGGATCCGAGACTCTTTAA
- the ispE gene encoding 4-(cytidine 5'-diphospho)-2-C-methyl-D-erythritol kinase has product MTAPRLTLPSPAKLNLMLHILGRRADGYHELQTLFQFVDYGDEITFAVRDDGVIRLHTEFAGVPHDSNLIVRAAKMLQQQSGCTLGIDIWIDKVLPMGGGIGGGSSNAATTLLGLNHLWQLGWDEDRLAALGLSLGADVPVFVRGHAAFAEGVGEKLTPVDPEEPWYLVLVPQVSVSTAEIFSDPLLTRNTPPIKVRPVPEGNSRNDCLPVVARRYPEVRNALDLLGKFTEAKLTGTGSCVFGGFPSKAEADKVSALLTETLTGFVAKGSNVSMLHRKLQSLL; this is encoded by the coding sequence ATGACCGCTCCACGTCTGACGCTGCCGTCGCCGGCCAAGCTCAACCTGATGCTGCACATTCTCGGGCGCCGTGCAGACGGCTACCACGAACTGCAGACGCTGTTTCAGTTTGTCGATTACGGCGACGAAATCACCTTCGCCGTACGCGATGACGGCGTGATTCGGCTGCACACCGAATTCGCGGGCGTGCCCCACGACAGCAATCTCATCGTGCGCGCGGCAAAAATGCTTCAGCAACAGTCCGGCTGCACACTCGGCATCGACATCTGGATCGACAAGGTGCTGCCCATGGGCGGCGGCATCGGTGGCGGCAGCTCCAACGCGGCGACCACCCTGCTCGGCCTCAATCACTTGTGGCAACTGGGCTGGGATGAAGATCGCCTCGCCGCGCTGGGCCTTTCGCTCGGTGCAGACGTGCCGGTTTTCGTCCGTGGCCATGCAGCATTTGCCGAAGGCGTGGGCGAGAAACTGACCCCGGTCGACCCCGAAGAACCGTGGTATCTGGTACTCGTGCCGCAAGTCTCTGTAAGTACGGCAGAAATTTTTTCCGATCCTTTGTTGACACGTAACACGCCGCCCATTAAAGTGCGCCCCGTTCCCGAGGGAAACAGTCGAAATGACTGCTTGCCGGTGGTTGCAAGGCGTTATCCAGAGGTACGTAACGCATTGGATTTGTTAGGTAAATTTACCGAAGCAAAACTCACCGGAACTGGAAGTTGTGTGTTTGGGGGCTTCCCAAGCAAAGCTGAAGCTGATAAAGTCTCGGCCCTTCTGACAGAGACCCTTACAGGGTTTGTAGCGAAAGGAAGCAACGTTTCGATGTTGCATCGCAAGCTGCAAAGTCTGCTCTAA
- a CDS encoding ribose-phosphate pyrophosphokinase, protein MSKMMVFTGNANPDLARRVVRQLHIPLGDISVGKFSDGEITAEINENVRGKDVFIIQPTCAPTNDNLMELVVMADAFRRSSATRITAVIPYFGYARQDRRPRSARVAISAKVVADMLTVVGIDRVLTVDLHADQIQGFFDIPVDNIYGSPVLVDDIEDQRFENLMIVSPDIGGVVRARAVAKSLGVDLGIIDKRREKANHSEVMHIIGDVEGRTCILVDDMVDTAGTLCHAAKALKEHGAAKVFAYCTHPVLSGRAIENIENSVLDELVVTNTIPLSAAAQACARIRQLDIAPVVAEAVRRISNEESISAMFR, encoded by the coding sequence GTGTCCAAGATGATGGTCTTTACGGGGAACGCTAACCCCGATCTGGCTCGGCGTGTTGTACGTCAGCTGCATATCCCTCTCGGTGACATCTCTGTCGGCAAATTTTCCGACGGCGAAATTACTGCCGAGATCAATGAAAACGTTCGCGGTAAAGACGTTTTCATTATTCAGCCGACTTGCGCTCCGACCAACGATAACCTGATGGAACTGGTAGTGATGGCTGATGCCTTCCGCCGCTCCTCGGCTACTCGTATTACTGCTGTTATTCCTTATTTTGGTTATGCCCGTCAGGATCGCCGTCCGCGTTCCGCACGTGTGGCTATCAGCGCGAAAGTCGTTGCTGACATGCTTACCGTAGTCGGCATCGACCGTGTTCTCACGGTTGATCTGCATGCTGACCAGATTCAGGGTTTCTTCGATATTCCGGTAGATAACATCTACGGCTCCCCGGTTCTGGTGGATGACATTGAAGATCAGCGCTTCGAAAACCTGATGATCGTGTCCCCGGACATTGGTGGCGTCGTGCGTGCACGGGCTGTTGCCAAATCCCTGGGCGTGGATCTCGGGATCATCGACAAACGCCGTGAGAAAGCCAATCACTCTGAAGTGATGCATATCATCGGTGATGTCGAAGGGCGTACCTGCATTCTGGTCGATGACATGGTCGATACCGCCGGCACTCTGTGCCACGCGGCCAAGGCCTTGAAAGAGCATGGCGCAGCCAAGGTCTTTGCCTACTGCACACACCCTGTGCTGTCGGGTCGGGCCATCGAGAATATCGAAAATTCCGTGCTGGACGAGCTGGTGGTGACAAACACCATCCCGCTGTCCGCTGCAGCACAAGCCTGTGCACGTATCCGTCAACTGGATATCGCACCGGTTGTTGCCGAAGCGGTTCGCCGCATCAGCAATGAAGAATCGATCAGCGCGATGTTCCGTTAA
- a CDS encoding 50S ribosomal protein L25/general stress protein Ctc, producing the protein MNDFTLNAEVRSDLGKGASRRLRRLAALVPAVVYGGDKAPESISMLAKEVAKLLENEAAYSHIIELNVGGKKQNVVIKALQRHPAKGHVMHADFVRVVAGQKLTAIVPVHFINEAAPVKKGGEISHVVAEIEVSCLPKDLPEFIEVDLADAEIGTIVHLSDLKAPKGVEFVALAHGDDKAVANVHAPRVAPEATEEGAAE; encoded by the coding sequence ATGAACGATTTTACTCTGAATGCTGAAGTGCGTTCCGACCTGGGGAAAGGTGCGAGCCGCCGCCTGCGTCGTCTCGCCGCTCTGGTTCCAGCTGTTGTTTACGGTGGCGACAAAGCCCCTGAATCCATCAGCATGCTGGCCAAAGAAGTTGCCAAACTGCTCGAAAACGAAGCGGCTTACAGCCACATCATCGAGCTGAACGTTGGCGGCAAGAAACAAAACGTCGTGATCAAAGCCCTGCAACGTCACCCGGCCAAAGGCCACGTGATGCACGCTGACTTCGTACGCGTTGTAGCTGGCCAGAAACTGACCGCTATCGTTCCTGTGCACTTCATCAACGAAGCTGCTCCAGTGAAGAAAGGCGGCGAAATCTCGCACGTTGTTGCCGAGATCGAAGTTTCCTGCCTGCCAAAAGATCTGCCTGAGTTCATCGAAGTCGACCTGGCTGACGCTGAAATCGGCACCATCGTTCACCTGTCGGACCTCAAAGCTCCTAAAGGTGTCGAGTTCGTTGCTCTGGCACACGGCGATGACAAGGCAGTAGCCAACGTCCACGCTCCACGTGTTGCTCCAGAAGCTACCGAAGAAGGCGCAGCAGAGTAA
- the hemA gene encoding glutamyl-tRNA reductase — translation MAFLALGINHKTASVDVRERVAFTPEQLVEALQQLCRMTDSREAAILSTCNRSELYIEQDQVSADLVLRWLADYHHLSLDELRASAYVHEDDAAVRHMMRVASGLDSLVLGEPQILGQMKSAYAVAREAGTIGPLLGRLFQATFNAAKQVRTDTAIGENPVSVAFAAVSLAKQIFSDLQRSQALLIGAGETITLVARHLHELGVKRIVVANRTLERASLLAEQFGAHAVLLSDIPAELVRSDIVISSTASQLPILGKGAVESALKQRKHKPIFMVDIAVPRDIEPEVGELDDVYLYSVDDLHEVVAENLKSRQGAAQAAEEMVSVGADDFMVRLRELAAVDVLKAYRQQSERLRDEELQKALRLLANGGNAEDVLGQLARGLTNKLLHAPSVQLKKLSAEGRLDALAMAQELFALEGSPDSFSDKKPQ, via the coding sequence ATGGCCTTCCTCGCACTCGGTATTAACCACAAGACTGCTTCAGTAGACGTCCGCGAGCGCGTGGCCTTTACCCCTGAGCAACTGGTTGAGGCCTTGCAGCAGCTCTGCAGAATGACCGACAGCCGCGAAGCCGCGATCCTCTCCACCTGCAATCGCAGTGAGCTTTATATAGAACAGGATCAGGTTTCAGCTGATCTGGTCCTGCGCTGGCTGGCCGATTATCACCATTTAAGCCTCGATGAGCTGCGCGCGAGTGCTTATGTGCATGAAGATGATGCGGCAGTTCGTCACATGATGCGCGTCGCCTCCGGGCTCGACTCGCTGGTGCTGGGCGAACCGCAGATTCTCGGCCAGATGAAATCGGCCTACGCCGTGGCTCGCGAGGCCGGGACCATCGGCCCGCTGCTGGGGCGGCTGTTCCAAGCGACGTTCAATGCCGCCAAGCAAGTGCGCACCGACACTGCCATCGGCGAAAACCCGGTGTCCGTGGCGTTTGCCGCGGTCAGCCTGGCCAAACAGATTTTCAGCGACCTGCAGCGCAGCCAGGCCCTGCTGATCGGCGCCGGCGAGACCATCACCCTGGTTGCCCGCCATCTGCATGAGTTGGGGGTCAAGCGCATCGTGGTCGCCAACCGCACGCTGGAGCGCGCCAGCCTGCTGGCCGAGCAGTTCGGCGCTCATGCGGTGCTGCTCTCGGACATTCCGGCGGAGCTGGTGCGCAGCGATATCGTGATCAGTTCGACCGCCAGCCAGTTGCCGATCCTCGGCAAGGGCGCGGTGGAAAGTGCGCTGAAGCAGCGCAAGCACAAGCCGATCTTCATGGTCGACATCGCCGTACCTCGGGACATCGAGCCGGAAGTCGGCGAACTCGACGACGTTTACCTGTATAGCGTCGACGATCTGCACGAAGTGGTCGCCGAGAACCTCAAGAGTCGTCAGGGCGCAGCCCAGGCCGCGGAAGAGATGGTCTCGGTCGGCGCCGACGATTTCATGGTGCGCCTGCGTGAGCTGGCCGCGGTCGATGTGCTCAAGGCCTATCGGCAACAGAGCGAGCGCCTGCGCGACGAGGAGCTGCAAAAAGCCCTGCGTCTGCTGGCCAACGGCGGCAACGCCGAAGATGTGCTCGGGCAACTGGCTCGCGGCCTGACCAATAAACTGCTGCATGCTCCAAGCGTGCAACTGAAAAAGCTTTCTGCCGAAGGCCGCCTCGATGCGCTGGCCATGGCCCAGGAACTCTTTGCCCTTGAGGGCTCACCGGATAGTTTTTCGGATAAAAAACCGCAATGA
- the lolB gene encoding lipoprotein insertase outer membrane protein LolB — protein MFLRHVIVFSFIALLAGCAGFGARESVEGHGSPAQWAANKQQLTALDGWQIDGKIGIRAPKDSGSGTLFWLQRQDYYDIRLSGPLGRGAARLTGRPGKVSLEVANQGRYDSESPEALLEEQLGWKLPVSNLAWWVRGLPAPSSKSRVSLDNDSRLANLEQDGWQVEYLSYAEQNGYWLPERIKLHGTDLDVTLVIKTWQPRKLGQ, from the coding sequence ATGTTTTTGCGCCACGTTATTGTTTTCAGCTTCATCGCCCTGCTCGCCGGTTGCGCGGGCTTCGGCGCTCGCGAATCGGTCGAGGGCCACGGCAGTCCGGCTCAGTGGGCCGCGAACAAACAACAGCTGACCGCCCTCGACGGCTGGCAGATCGACGGCAAGATCGGCATCCGCGCACCGAAAGATTCCGGTAGCGGCACGCTGTTCTGGCTGCAACGCCAGGACTACTACGACATTCGCCTGTCCGGCCCACTGGGTCGTGGCGCGGCGCGCCTGACCGGGCGCCCGGGCAAGGTCTCGCTGGAAGTTGCCAACCAGGGCCGCTATGACTCTGAATCGCCGGAAGCGCTGCTCGAAGAACAACTCGGCTGGAAATTGCCGGTGTCCAATCTGGCCTGGTGGGTTCGTGGCCTGCCGGCGCCAAGCAGCAAAAGCCGTGTGTCCCTCGATAACGACAGTCGCCTGGCCAATCTGGAACAGGACGGCTGGCAGGTCGAATACCTCAGCTATGCCGAGCAAAACGGTTACTGGCTGCCCGAGCGGATCAAGCTGCACGGCACCGATCTGGACGTGACGCTGGTGATCAAGACCTGGCAACCGCGTAAATTGGGGCAATAA